In Pseudomonas lalkuanensis, the following are encoded in one genomic region:
- the recG gene encoding ATP-dependent DNA helicase RecG, with protein MTELSQVPVTVLKGVGAALAEKLAKVGLENLQDILFHLPTRYQDRTRITPIGELRPGQDAVVEGTVAGADVVMGRRRSLLVRLQDGTGTLSLRFFHFSQAQKEGLKRGTQLRCYGEVRPGATGLEIYHPEYRSLSGDEPPPVEQTLTPIYPTTEGLTQQRLRSLSQLALARLGPRSLPDWLPRELARDYHLGSLDDAIRYLHRPPPDADLEELAEGQHWAQQRLAFEELLTHQLSLQRLRESLRAQHAPQLPPARKLPKQYLANLGFQPTGAQQRVGAEIAYDLAQQEPMLRLVQGDVGAGKTVVAALAALQALEAGYQVALMAPTEILAEQHFLNFSKWLQPLGIEVAWLAGKLKGKARAAALEQIAGGTPMVVGTHALFQDEVKFKRLALVIIDEQHRFGVQQRLALRQKGVDGRLCPHQLIMTATPIPRTLAMSAYADLDTSILDELPPGRTPVNTVLVADSRRIEVIERVRAACHEGRQAYWVCTLIEESEELTCQAAETTFEELSSALGELRVGLIHGRMKPAEKAEVMAEFKAGALQLLVATTVIEVGVDVPNASLMIIENPERLGLAQLHQLRGRVGRGSAASHCVLLYHAPLSQLGRERLAIMRETCDGFVIAEKDLELRGPGEMLGTRQTGLLQFKVADLMRDADLLPAVRDAAQALLAHWPQHVSPLLERWLRHGQQYGQV; from the coding sequence ATGACCGAGCTGTCGCAAGTCCCGGTCACCGTGCTCAAGGGCGTGGGCGCCGCCCTGGCGGAAAAGCTCGCCAAGGTGGGCCTGGAGAACCTGCAGGACATCCTCTTCCACCTGCCCACCCGCTATCAGGATCGCACCCGCATCACCCCCATCGGTGAGCTGCGCCCCGGACAGGACGCGGTGGTGGAAGGCACAGTCGCCGGCGCCGATGTCGTCATGGGCCGCCGCCGCAGCCTGCTGGTGCGCCTGCAGGACGGCACCGGCACGCTCTCCTTGCGCTTCTTCCACTTCAGCCAGGCGCAGAAGGAAGGCCTCAAGCGCGGCACCCAGTTGCGCTGCTACGGCGAAGTGCGCCCCGGCGCCACCGGCCTGGAGATCTACCACCCGGAGTACCGCTCCCTCAGTGGCGATGAACCGCCACCGGTGGAACAGACCCTGACACCGATCTACCCCACTACCGAAGGCCTTACCCAGCAGCGCCTGCGTAGCCTCAGCCAGCTCGCACTGGCCCGCCTCGGCCCCCGGAGCCTGCCCGACTGGCTGCCCAGGGAGCTGGCGCGCGACTACCACCTGGGCTCGCTGGACGATGCGATCCGCTACCTGCACCGGCCGCCGCCGGACGCTGACCTGGAGGAGCTCGCCGAAGGCCAGCACTGGGCCCAGCAGCGCCTGGCCTTCGAGGAACTGCTGACCCACCAGCTGTCCCTGCAACGCCTGCGCGAAAGCCTTCGGGCCCAGCATGCGCCGCAGCTGCCGCCCGCGCGCAAGCTGCCGAAGCAGTACCTGGCCAACCTCGGCTTCCAGCCCACCGGCGCCCAGCAGCGGGTCGGCGCGGAAATCGCCTATGACCTGGCACAGCAGGAACCCATGCTGCGCCTGGTGCAGGGCGACGTCGGCGCCGGCAAGACAGTGGTCGCCGCCCTTGCCGCCTTGCAGGCCCTGGAGGCCGGCTACCAGGTGGCGCTGATGGCGCCTACGGAAATCCTCGCCGAGCAGCACTTCCTGAACTTCAGCAAGTGGCTCCAGCCACTCGGCATCGAAGTCGCCTGGCTTGCCGGCAAGCTCAAGGGCAAGGCCCGTGCCGCCGCCCTGGAGCAGATCGCCGGTGGCACGCCAATGGTCGTCGGCACCCACGCGCTGTTCCAGGACGAGGTGAAGTTCAAGCGCCTGGCCCTGGTGATCATCGACGAGCAGCACCGCTTCGGCGTCCAGCAGCGCCTGGCCCTGCGCCAGAAGGGTGTGGACGGCCGCCTCTGCCCGCACCAGTTGATCATGACCGCCACGCCGATCCCACGGACTCTCGCCATGAGCGCCTACGCCGACCTGGACACCTCGATCCTCGACGAACTGCCCCCCGGCCGTACCCCGGTGAATACCGTGCTGGTGGCCGACAGCCGCCGCATCGAAGTGATCGAGCGGGTCCGGGCGGCGTGCCACGAGGGTCGCCAGGCCTACTGGGTCTGCACCCTGATCGAAGAATCCGAAGAGCTGACCTGCCAGGCGGCGGAAACCACCTTCGAAGAGCTCTCCTCGGCGTTGGGAGAACTGCGTGTGGGCTTGATCCACGGGCGCATGAAACCCGCCGAAAAGGCCGAAGTAATGGCCGAGTTCAAAGCCGGCGCCTTGCAACTGCTGGTGGCCACCACCGTGATCGAGGTGGGCGTGGACGTGCCCAACGCCAGCCTGATGATCATCGAGAACCCCGAGCGCCTCGGCCTCGCCCAGTTGCACCAGCTGCGCGGACGCGTCGGCCGGGGCAGCGCCGCCAGCCACTGCGTGCTGCTCTATCACGCGCCGCTGTCGCAACTCGGCCGCGAGCGCCTGGCGATCATGCGCGAGACTTGCGACGGCTTCGTCATCGCCGAGAAGGACCTGGAGTTGCGCGGTCCCGGCGAGATGCTCGGTACCCGCCAGACGGGCCTGCTGCAATTCAAGGTGGCCGACCTGATGCGCGACGCCGACCTGCTGCCGGCCGTGCGCGACGCAGCCCAGGCGCTGCTGGCCCATTGGCCTCAGCATGTCAGTCCACTATTGGAACGCTGGCTGCGCCACGGCCAACAGTACGGCCAAGTGTGA
- the ubiA gene encoding 4-hydroxybenzoate octaprenyltransferase → MYLTLLQSLNRLHPRAMDFIQLTRLDKPIGIYLLLWPTLWALWIAGEGSPSLANLVIFILGVNLMRAAGCVINDYADRNFDGHVSRTRARPLASGRVTAREALVFFAVLVAISFLLVLFTNATTIWLSFGGLALAACYPFMKRYTYYPQVVLGAAFSWGMPMAFTAETGELPAAAWLLYIANLLWTVAYDTYYAMTDREDDLKIGVKSTAILFGDADRLIIAILQGLALLCLLLAGNRFELGTCFHLGLVAAAACFAWEFYSTRSKDPQACFKAFLHNHWAGLAILAGIVADYALR, encoded by the coding sequence ATGTACCTCACGCTGTTGCAATCGCTGAACCGCCTGCATCCCCGCGCCATGGATTTCATCCAGCTGACCCGGCTGGACAAGCCCATCGGCATCTACCTGCTGCTCTGGCCCACGCTGTGGGCGCTGTGGATCGCCGGTGAAGGCAGCCCCAGCCTGGCCAACCTGGTGATCTTCATCCTCGGCGTGAACCTGATGCGCGCCGCCGGCTGCGTGATCAACGACTACGCCGACCGCAATTTCGACGGCCACGTCAGCCGCACCCGCGCCCGCCCCCTGGCCAGCGGCCGGGTGACCGCGCGGGAAGCGCTGGTGTTCTTCGCCGTTCTGGTGGCCATCAGCTTCTTGCTGGTGCTGTTCACCAACGCCACGACCATCTGGCTGTCCTTCGGCGGCCTGGCACTGGCCGCCTGCTATCCCTTCATGAAGCGCTACACCTACTACCCGCAGGTGGTGCTGGGCGCGGCCTTCTCCTGGGGCATGCCGATGGCCTTCACCGCCGAGACCGGCGAGCTGCCGGCCGCGGCCTGGCTGCTGTACATCGCCAACCTGCTGTGGACCGTGGCCTACGACACCTACTACGCGATGACCGACCGCGAAGACGACTTGAAGATCGGGGTGAAATCCACCGCCATCCTCTTCGGCGACGCCGACCGCCTGATCATCGCCATCCTCCAGGGCCTGGCGCTGCTCTGCCTGCTGCTGGCGGGCAACCGCTTCGAACTGGGGACCTGTTTCCACCTGGGCCTGGTGGCCGCCGCCGCCTGCTTCGCCTGGGAGTTCTACAGCACCCGCAGCAAGGACCCGCAGGCCTGCTTCAAGGCCTTCCTGCACAACCACTGGGCGGGCCTGGCAATCCTCGCCGGCATAGTCGCCGACTACGCGCTGCGCTGA
- a CDS encoding hydrogen peroxide-inducible genes activator, whose product MTLTELRYIVTLAQEQHFGRAAERCHVSQPTLSVGVKKLEDELGVLIFERSKSAVRLTPVGEGIVTQAQKVLEQAQGIREMAQAGKNQLAAPLKVGAIYTVGPYLFPHLIPQLHRVAPQMPLYIEENFTHVLRDKLRTGELDAIIIALPFAEADVLTKPLYDEPFYVLLPSGHPWTARESIDSEMLNDKSLLLLGEGHCFRDQVLEACPSLRKGGEDSAKHTTVESSSLETIRHMVASGLGVSILPFSAVDSHHYAPGVIEIRPLTPPVPFRTVAIAWRASFPRPRAIEVLADSIRLCSVAHPATQGEPQPA is encoded by the coding sequence ATGACCCTCACCGAATTGCGCTACATCGTCACCCTTGCCCAGGAACAGCATTTCGGCCGTGCTGCCGAGCGCTGCCACGTGAGCCAGCCGACCCTGTCGGTCGGGGTGAAGAAGCTGGAAGACGAGCTCGGCGTGCTCATCTTCGAACGCAGCAAGAGCGCGGTACGCCTGACTCCGGTCGGTGAAGGCATCGTCACCCAGGCGCAGAAGGTGCTGGAACAGGCCCAGGGCATCCGCGAGATGGCACAGGCCGGCAAGAATCAGCTCGCCGCGCCGCTCAAGGTGGGCGCCATCTACACCGTCGGCCCCTACCTCTTCCCGCACCTGATTCCGCAGCTGCACCGGGTTGCCCCGCAGATGCCGCTGTACATCGAAGAGAACTTCACCCACGTCCTGCGCGACAAGCTGCGCACCGGCGAGCTGGACGCGATCATCATCGCCCTGCCCTTCGCCGAAGCCGACGTGCTGACCAAGCCGCTCTACGACGAACCCTTCTACGTGCTGCTGCCGTCCGGCCACCCCTGGACCGCCCGCGAGTCCATCGACAGCGAGATGCTCAACGACAAGAGCCTGCTGCTGCTCGGCGAAGGCCACTGCTTCCGCGACCAGGTGCTGGAAGCCTGTCCGAGCCTGCGCAAGGGCGGTGAAGACAGCGCCAAGCACACCACGGTGGAATCCAGCTCCCTGGAAACCATCCGCCACATGGTCGCCTCTGGCCTGGGCGTATCGATCCTGCCGTTCTCCGCGGTGGACAGCCATCACTACGCCCCCGGCGTGATCGAGATCCGCCCGCTGACGCCGCCGGTGCCCTTCCGCACCGTGGCCATCGCCTGGCGCGCCAGCTTCCCGCGCCCGCGTGCCATCGAAGTACTGGCGGACTCCATCCGCCTCTGCTCCGTGGCCCACCCGGCAACCCAGGGCGAACCACAGCCGGCATGA
- a CDS encoding energy transducer TonB yields the protein MSQGKRKLSQWGVSLVVVLGLHIGLGLWALYWRPHAEPIELPPAAMMVELEPLPAPAPTPAPPPPPQVEPEPEPLPKLVEAPKPKIAIAPKPKPKPKPPKPKPPEPKPEKPRETESVKESVAAPTTPAPSDSTPAAQQQAAASAPSDAKPTWQSKLLSHLARYKRYPDDARRRGFEGVNRLRFVVDAEGKVISYSLVGKSGSASLDRATLEMIRRAQPLPPPPPELLNNGSLEVVAPFVYSLDRR from the coding sequence ATGAGCCAAGGCAAACGCAAGCTGTCGCAATGGGGCGTCAGCCTGGTGGTCGTGCTCGGCCTGCACATCGGCCTCGGCCTCTGGGCGCTCTACTGGCGCCCCCATGCCGAGCCGATCGAGCTGCCGCCGGCCGCCATGATGGTGGAGCTGGAGCCCTTGCCGGCCCCTGCACCCACGCCGGCGCCTCCGCCGCCACCCCAGGTCGAGCCCGAACCCGAGCCGCTGCCCAAGCTGGTCGAAGCGCCGAAGCCGAAGATCGCCATCGCGCCCAAGCCCAAGCCGAAACCCAAGCCGCCGAAGCCGAAGCCGCCGGAACCCAAGCCTGAAAAGCCGCGGGAAACCGAGAGCGTGAAGGAAAGCGTCGCCGCGCCGACCACTCCGGCTCCGAGCGACAGCACGCCCGCTGCCCAGCAGCAGGCCGCCGCCAGCGCACCGTCCGACGCCAAGCCGACCTGGCAGAGCAAGCTGCTCAGCCACCTGGCCCGCTACAAGCGTTATCCGGATGACGCCCGCCGTCGCGGTTTCGAAGGGGTCAACCGCCTGCGCTTCGTGGTCGATGCCGAAGGCAAGGTGATCTCCTATTCCCTGGTCGGCAAGTCCGGCAGCGCCTCGCTGGATCGTGCCACCCTGGAGATGATCCGCCGTGCCCAGCCGCTGCCGCCACCTCCGCCGGAACTGCTCAACAACGGCTCCCTGGAAGTGGTCGCGCCCTTCGTCTACTCGCTGGACCGCCGCTGA
- a CDS encoding HDOD domain-containing protein → MTEVALAPDSSPQPPEVIVQLLEKLGLAFQVRLEHPGLAAAQRVQSVLLEDAVGALLVLFPRSQLLDLNRLAELTGRKLVAVKPERLERMLGKHQLGTLPGLPPLTSSPCLYDERLLQEPRLLVESGQPGVLLELASEDYRSLLGKASAARFGEPLASIRPNLDRPADDRAEITQAVQAFTARRIQQRLEETIEIPPLAESAQKIIKLRVDPNATVEDITGVVETDPALAAQVVSWAASPYYAAPGKIRSVEDAIVRVLGFDLVINLALGLALGKSLSLPKDQPQQATPYWQQAIYTAAVIEGLTRAMPRAQRPETGLTYLAGLLHNFGYLVLAHVFPPHFSLICRHLEVNPHLSHSYIEQHLLGITREQIGSWLMRFWDMPEELYTALRFQHDPDYQNDNAAYPNLVCLAVSLLRNRGIGSGPEAVIPDDLFEALGISREKADDAVSKVLQAEAALRELASQFNAPH, encoded by the coding sequence ATGACCGAAGTCGCCCTCGCACCGGATTCCTCGCCACAACCGCCCGAAGTGATAGTGCAGCTGCTGGAGAAGCTCGGCCTGGCCTTCCAGGTTCGTCTGGAGCATCCGGGCCTGGCTGCTGCGCAGCGGGTCCAGTCGGTGCTGCTGGAAGACGCCGTCGGCGCACTCCTTGTGCTCTTCCCGCGCAGCCAACTGCTGGACCTCAACCGCCTCGCCGAACTCACCGGCCGCAAGCTGGTGGCGGTCAAGCCCGAGCGCCTCGAACGCATGCTCGGCAAGCACCAGCTGGGCACCCTGCCGGGCCTGCCACCGCTGACCAGCTCGCCGTGCCTGTATGACGAGCGCCTGCTGCAGGAGCCGCGCCTGCTGGTGGAGTCCGGCCAACCCGGCGTATTGCTCGAGCTGGCCAGCGAGGACTACCGCAGCCTGCTGGGCAAAGCCAGCGCCGCACGCTTCGGCGAACCCCTGGCAAGCATCCGTCCGAACCTCGACCGTCCGGCCGACGACCGCGCCGAAATCACCCAGGCCGTGCAGGCCTTCACCGCGCGCCGTATCCAGCAGCGCCTGGAAGAGACCATCGAGATTCCGCCGCTGGCCGAATCCGCGCAGAAGATCATCAAGCTCAGGGTCGACCCCAATGCCACCGTGGAAGACATCACCGGCGTGGTGGAAACCGACCCGGCCCTGGCCGCCCAGGTGGTCAGCTGGGCGGCCTCGCCCTACTACGCCGCCCCCGGCAAGATCCGCTCGGTGGAAGACGCCATCGTGCGCGTGCTCGGCTTCGACCTGGTGATCAACCTTGCCCTTGGCCTGGCCCTGGGCAAATCCCTGAGCCTGCCCAAGGACCAGCCGCAGCAGGCCACACCTTACTGGCAGCAGGCGATCTACACCGCTGCGGTAATCGAAGGCCTGACCCGCGCCATGCCCCGCGCCCAGCGTCCCGAGACCGGCCTGACCTACCTCGCCGGGCTGCTGCACAACTTTGGCTACCTGGTGCTGGCCCACGTCTTCCCGCCGCATTTCTCGCTGATCTGCCGGCATCTGGAGGTCAACCCGCACCTTTCCCACAGCTACATCGAGCAACATCTGCTGGGCATCACCCGCGAGCAGATCGGCAGCTGGCTGATGCGCTTCTGGGACATGCCGGAAGAGCTCTACACCGCCCTGCGCTTCCAGCACGATCCCGACTACCAGAACGACAACGCCGCCTACCCCAACCTGGTGTGCCTGGCGGTCAGCCTGCTGCGCAATCGCGGCATCGGCTCAGGCCCGGAAGCCGTGATTCCGGACGACCTGTTCGAAGCCCTGGGTATCAGCCGCGAGAAAGCGGATGACGCCGTGAGCAAGGTGCTGCAGGCGGAAGCCGCGCTGCGCGAACTGGCGTCGCAGTTCAACGCGCCGCATTGA
- the exbD gene encoding TonB system transport protein ExbD, producing MGIHLNDGGDDLQETHEINVTPFIDVMLVLLIIFMVAAPLATVDIKVDLPASTAKPAPRPDKPIYLSIKEDKSLYLDNEQVTEEQLGGVLDKLTKADKEKTIFVRGDKVVEYGRLMEVMDALRSAGYLKIGLVGLETVGTK from the coding sequence ATGGGAATCCATCTGAACGATGGTGGCGATGATCTCCAGGAAACCCACGAGATCAACGTCACCCCCTTCATCGACGTGATGCTGGTGCTGCTGATCATCTTCATGGTCGCGGCCCCCCTGGCGACGGTCGACATCAAGGTCGACCTCCCCGCCTCCACCGCCAAGCCCGCGCCGAGGCCGGACAAGCCGATCTACCTGAGCATCAAGGAAGACAAGAGCCTGTACCTGGACAACGAGCAGGTCACCGAAGAGCAATTGGGCGGCGTGCTGGACAAGCTGACCAAGGCTGACAAGGAAAAGACCATCTTCGTGCGCGGCGACAAGGTCGTCGAATACGGTCGCCTGATGGAAGTCATGGATGCCCTGCGCAGCGCCGGCTACCTGAAGATCGGCCTGGTCGGACTCGAGACGGTCGGGACTAAATGA
- a CDS encoding rubredoxin, protein MKKWQCVVCGLVYDESQGWPDDGIAAGTRWEDVPQDWICPDCGVGKLDFEMIEIN, encoded by the coding sequence ATGAAGAAGTGGCAATGCGTGGTATGTGGCCTGGTCTACGACGAGTCCCAGGGCTGGCCGGATGACGGCATCGCCGCCGGCACCCGCTGGGAAGACGTCCCGCAGGACTGGATCTGCCCGGACTGCGGCGTGGGCAAGCTGGATTTCGAGATGATCGAAATCAACTGA
- a CDS encoding chorismate--pyruvate lyase family protein produces MPHAALAHPPRWLTAAQLHPAPCAAVRDWLFDQGSLTRRLTALSNDAFSITPLEEGWQTLRADECAALGIPAGSQGWVREVYLRGHGEIWVFARSVAARSALEGSGLDLHQLGSRSLGELLFSDRAFDRGAIEVTRYPAPLLPAEVRDDRLWGRRSCFSRGELGVLVAEIFLPGLWREAGIEAL; encoded by the coding sequence GTGCCCCACGCCGCCCTCGCCCATCCGCCCCGCTGGCTAACCGCCGCCCAGCTCCATCCCGCCCCCTGCGCCGCTGTCCGCGACTGGCTGTTCGACCAGGGCTCGCTGACCCGCCGGCTGACCGCGCTGTCGAACGACGCCTTCAGCATCACCCCGCTGGAAGAAGGCTGGCAGACCCTGCGCGCCGACGAGTGCGCGGCCCTGGGAATCCCCGCCGGCAGCCAGGGCTGGGTACGCGAGGTCTACCTGCGCGGCCACGGCGAGATCTGGGTGTTCGCCCGCAGCGTGGCGGCACGCAGTGCCCTGGAAGGCTCGGGGCTGGACCTGCACCAGCTCGGCAGCCGCTCCCTCGGCGAACTCTTGTTCAGCGACCGCGCCTTCGACCGCGGCGCCATCGAAGTCACCCGCTATCCGGCGCCGCTGCTGCCGGCCGAGGTGCGCGACGATCGCCTCTGGGGGCGCCGTTCGTGCTTCTCGCGAGGCGAACTGGGGGTGCTGGTGGCGGAAATCTTCCTGCCCGGGCTGTGGCGTGAGGCGGGCATCGAGGCCTTATAA
- a CDS encoding HU family DNA-binding protein translates to MRKPELAAAIAEKADLTKDQANRVLNAVLEEITNALNRKDSVTLVGFGTFLQRHRGARTGKNPQTGQPVKIKASNTVAFKPGKSLKEAVN, encoded by the coding sequence ATGCGTAAACCGGAACTCGCCGCCGCTATCGCCGAAAAGGCCGATCTCACCAAGGATCAGGCCAATCGCGTACTCAATGCGGTGCTCGAAGAAATCACCAACGCGCTGAACCGCAAGGACAGCGTGACGCTGGTGGGCTTCGGCACCTTCCTGCAACGTCATCGTGGTGCCCGCACCGGCAAGAACCCGCAGACGGGTCAGCCGGTCAAGATCAAGGCCAGCAACACTGTCGCCTTCAAACCGGGCAAATCGCTGAAAGAAGCCGTGAACTAA
- a CDS encoding rubredoxin: MRKWQCIVCGFIYDEAEGLPEEGIAPGTRWEDIPPDWCCPDCGVGKIDFEMIEIA; the protein is encoded by the coding sequence ATGCGCAAGTGGCAATGCATTGTCTGCGGTTTCATCTACGACGAAGCCGAAGGGCTGCCCGAAGAGGGCATCGCGCCCGGTACGCGCTGGGAAGACATCCCGCCGGACTGGTGCTGCCCCGATTGCGGCGTCGGCAAGATCGATTTCGAGATGATCGAGATCGCCTGA
- a CDS encoding helicase — translation MKFRFLLWMLGRLMAKASRDNADFQQQLAGKDLVFQLHTLDGKIARHFIVRDQRVVSKRGVASAPAFAIGFKDGAYGFATMSAKNKQLAFMQGIQNKDIQIQGNPALVIWFQGLTKHLVPKKKAVEKKAA, via the coding sequence ATGAAATTCCGCTTTCTTCTCTGGATGCTGGGTCGCCTGATGGCCAAGGCCAGCCGTGACAATGCCGACTTCCAGCAGCAGCTGGCGGGCAAGGACCTGGTGTTCCAGCTGCACACCCTGGACGGCAAGATCGCCCGTCACTTCATCGTCAGGGACCAGCGCGTCGTCAGCAAACGCGGCGTTGCAAGCGCGCCTGCCTTCGCCATCGGTTTCAAGGACGGTGCCTACGGTTTCGCCACCATGAGCGCGAAGAACAAGCAGCTCGCCTTCATGCAGGGTATCCAGAACAAGGACATCCAGATCCAGGGCAATCCGGCGCTGGTGATCTGGTTCCAGGGCCTGACCAAGCACCTGGTGCCGAAGAAAAAGGCCGTCGAGAAGAAAGCCGCCTGA
- a CDS encoding NAD(P)/FAD-dependent oxidoreductase, translated as MSAPVVIVGTGLAGYNLAKEFRKLDSETPLLLISADDGRSYSKPMLSTGFGKNKDADGLAMAEAGAMAEQLKAEIRTHTRITGIDPAHKRLWIGEEAVSYRDLVLAWGADTIRVPVEGDAQDAIFPINDLEDYARFRVASAGKRRVLILGAGLIGCEFANDLSLGGLEVELVAPCEQVMPGLLHSAAAAAVQAGLESLGARFHLGPVLARLDRGENGLDALLSDGTRISCDLVVSAVGLRPRTDMAAAAGLAVNRGVVVDRELRTSHSNVYALGDCAEVDGLNLLYVMPLMACARALAQTLAGNPTAVAYGAMPVTVKTPVCPLVVSPPPRGSEGSWTVEGSGADIKALCRDATGRLLGYALTGAAVQEKLALNRELPPLLA; from the coding sequence ATGAGTGCACCCGTGGTGATAGTCGGCACCGGCCTGGCCGGTTACAACCTGGCCAAGGAGTTTCGCAAGCTGGACAGCGAAACCCCGCTGTTGCTGATCAGCGCCGACGACGGTCGCTCCTACTCCAAGCCCATGCTGTCCACCGGTTTCGGCAAGAACAAGGACGCCGACGGCCTGGCCATGGCCGAGGCCGGCGCCATGGCCGAACAGCTCAAGGCGGAAATCCGCACCCATACCCGCATTACCGGCATCGATCCGGCTCACAAGCGCCTGTGGATAGGCGAAGAGGCCGTGTCCTATCGCGACCTGGTGCTGGCCTGGGGCGCCGACACCATTCGCGTGCCGGTGGAAGGCGATGCCCAGGACGCGATCTTCCCGATCAACGACCTCGAAGACTACGCACGCTTCCGCGTTGCATCCGCCGGCAAGCGCCGGGTGCTGATCCTGGGCGCGGGCCTTATCGGCTGCGAATTCGCCAACGACCTCAGCCTGGGGGGCCTGGAAGTGGAACTGGTGGCCCCTTGCGAACAGGTCATGCCTGGCCTGCTGCATTCGGCAGCCGCGGCGGCCGTACAGGCCGGGCTGGAAAGCCTGGGGGCGCGCTTCCACCTGGGGCCGGTGCTGGCGCGCCTGGACCGTGGCGAGAACGGCCTCGATGCGCTGCTCTCCGACGGTACCCGCATCTCCTGCGACCTGGTGGTATCCGCCGTCGGCCTGCGCCCGCGCACCGACATGGCCGCTGCAGCGGGCCTGGCAGTGAACCGTGGCGTGGTGGTCGACCGCGAGCTGCGCACCTCCCACAGCAACGTCTACGCCCTGGGTGACTGCGCCGAGGTGGATGGCCTCAACCTGCTCTATGTGATGCCGCTGATGGCCTGCGCCCGCGCCCTGGCGCAGACCCTGGCGGGCAATCCCACGGCGGTGGCTTATGGCGCCATGCCGGTGACGGTGAAGACGCCGGTGTGCCCACTGGTGGTATCGCCGCCGCCCCGCGGCTCGGAGGGCAGTTGGACGGTGGAAGGCTCTGGGGCGGACATCAAGGCGCTCTGCCGCGACGCCACAGGCCGCCTGCTCGGTTATGCCCTGACCGGCGCTGCGGTGCAGGAAAAACTGGCCCTGAACCGCGAGCTGCCGCCGTTGCTGGCGTAA
- the exbB gene encoding tonB-system energizer ExbB: MNSNARNAQPNTASRPPRLLAALLISLMLTPNASFAEEPTAQSVPATTSQAAAPAPAAGAGNAPATAPANGAAPAVDAAAQNPNALPTDPLAAEAEGEQMLAHDLSPWGMYQNADIVVKAVMIGLALASVLTWTVWIAKGFELTSAKRRLRRELATLKSARTLNDASEKVSNGNCVSHLLVQDAQEELKLSSNLREKDGIKERVSFRLERLVAASGRQMSQGTGVLATIGSTAPFVGLFGTVWGIMNSFIGIAKSQTTNLAVVAPGIAEALLATALGLVAAIPAVVIYNVFARSIAGYKAQVSDASAQVLLLVSRDLDHQPADRGQSPHMAKVG; this comes from the coding sequence ATGAATTCCAACGCCCGCAACGCACAGCCCAACACCGCCTCCCGCCCGCCACGCCTGCTCGCGGCCCTGCTGATCAGCCTGATGCTGACGCCCAACGCTTCCTTCGCCGAGGAGCCAACTGCGCAATCCGTCCCGGCTACCACCAGCCAGGCCGCCGCACCGGCCCCTGCCGCTGGCGCCGGCAACGCGCCCGCCACCGCCCCGGCCAACGGTGCCGCTCCGGCTGTCGACGCCGCCGCCCAGAACCCGAACGCCCTGCCGACCGATCCGTTGGCCGCCGAGGCAGAAGGCGAGCAGATGCTGGCCCACGACCTGTCGCCCTGGGGCATGTACCAGAACGCCGACATCGTGGTGAAAGCCGTGATGATCGGCCTGGCCCTGGCTTCCGTCCTGACCTGGACCGTATGGATCGCCAAGGGCTTCGAGCTGACCTCCGCCAAGCGCCGCCTGCGTCGTGAACTGGCCACCCTGAAGTCCGCCCGCACCCTGAACGACGCCAGTGAGAAGGTCAGCAACGGCAACTGCGTGTCCCACTTGCTGGTGCAGGACGCCCAGGAAGAGCTGAAGCTCTCCAGCAACCTGCGCGAGAAGGACGGTATCAAGGAGCGCGTCAGTTTCCGCCTCGAGCGCCTGGTCGCCGCCAGCGGCCGCCAGATGAGCCAGGGCACCGGCGTGCTCGCCACCATCGGTTCCACGGCGCCCTTCGTCGGCCTGTTCGGCACCGTCTGGGGCATCATGAACAGCTTCATCGGCATCGCCAAATCCCAGACCACCAACCTCGCCGTGGTCGCCCCCGGTATCGCCGAAGCGCTGCTGGCCACCGCCCTGGGCCTGGTCGCGGCGATCCCGGCGGTGGTCATCTACAACGTCTTCGCCCGCTCCATTGCCGGCTACAAGGCGCAAGTTTCCGATGCTTCGGCCCAGGTACTGCTGCTGGTCAGCCGCGACCTCGACCACCAGCCGGCCGACCGTGGCCAGTCTCCGCACATGGCAAAAGTGGGCTGA